In Microcaecilia unicolor chromosome 1, aMicUni1.1, whole genome shotgun sequence, the following are encoded in one genomic region:
- the LOC115460541 gene encoding olfactory receptor 13G1-like: MEGNNQSMPIIFYMIGLSSHPKLQPLFFAIFLVIYIAALLGNTAISTIITTDSRLHTPMYFFLINLSILDICCTTAAIPKVLQIIQSKKKIMSFSGCIAQLCLFTSALSTELMLLVVMAYDRYVAICHPLHYTTIMSKKTCILLAATVWLVGFMNSMMHTGLILRLKFCQHNIIDHFLCEIPSVLNVACSDTYINNVVVIIADILNGMGCFILTVISYTYIISAILKIRSAEKKKKAFSTCASHLTVVSLFYGGVIYTYVRPAFANNPDADKVMSAVYAFVSPLLNPIIYSLRNKEVINALKKLLRRNVIPQR; the protein is encoded by the coding sequence ATGGAAGGAAATAACCAGAGCATGCCCATAATATTTTATATGATAGGATTATCCAGTCACCCAAAACTCCAGCCTTTGTTTTTTGCAATCTTCCTTGTTATCTACATAGCAGCTTTGCTGGGCAACACTGCAATCTCTACCATTATTACTACTGACTCTCGTCTTCATACTCCTATGTACTTCTTTCTCATTAATTTGTCCATCCTAGATATCTGTTGCACAACAGCTGCTATTCCTAAGGTTTTACAGATCATTCAGTCAAAGAAGAAAATTATGTCCTTCTCTGGTTGCATAGCTCAGTTATGTCTCTTCACCTCAGCCTTGAGTACGGAGCTTATGCTATTGGTGGTGATGGCATATGATCGTTATGTTGCAATATGCCACCCACTGCATTATACTACCATTATGAGCAAGAAGACTTGTATTCTTCTGGCTGCTACTGTCTGGCTAGTTGGGTTCATGAATTCAATGATGCATACTGGCTTAATCCTCAGGTTAAAATTTTGTCAGCACAACATAATTGACCACTTCCTTTGTGAAATTCCCTCAGTGTTAAATGTGGCCTGCTCGGATACTTATATCAATAATGTGGTAGTCATTATTGCAGATATTCTTAATGGTATGGGTTGTTTCATTTTAACAGTCATATCTTATACATATATCATCTCAGCTATTCTGAAAATCCGTTCTgcagagaaaaagaagaaagccTTTTCCACCTGTGCATCACACCTCACCGTTGTATCATTATTCTATGGAGGTGTCATCTATACCTATGTTAGACCTGCTTTTGCCAATAACCCAGATGCTGACAAAGTAATGTCTGCAGTTTATGCCTTTGTGTCTCCACTGTTGAACCCCATTATTTACAGTTTAAGAAACAAAGAGGTTATCAATGCTCTAAAAAAATTATTGAGAAGAAATGTAATCCCACAAAGATAG